CGGTCCAGTACAATtcaggtggatgtatccggtGGAAAGGTAATCTCaatgtttatatattaattttattcacGATTTGTTTAACTGCTGATGTATGATTCTCTAATTTCGATATTTATGACACAATTAGGTATTTGCATAAACTAAAGACTTATGTTCGTAATAAGGCTCATCCAGAAGGGTCTATTGCCGAAGGTGTCTTGGGAGACGAGTGTTTAATATTTTGCTCTCGCTATTTGCATCGAGTTGAAACTAAGTTTAATAAAAGAGATAGAAACGACGATGGAGGTCAACCGTCATATGATACATCTCCGTTATCTATTTTCTCAACACCTGGTCGAGCTTTTGGGAAAGGTGTACTTAGAGAGATGAGCATTGAACTTCATAAGGCTGCCACTCATTATGTCCTGCAAAATTGTGATGAAGCTTTGCCATTTGTCCAGTAAGAATTCTTCAACACTATAAATTCTTTGtgtatttaatatatgttactAGTTATTTAGATGTAATATAATCATTTGTTATGTATGCAGAGAACATAAGAACATTCTAATCCAGTCTAGTGTTGATAATGTGGAGGAGTCACATAGGCTTCAATTTTCAAACTGGATTTCTAAAAGGGTATGGATAATATTGTATTGGAAAAATTATTGACTGTCATAGatgtttctttaaaaacattttttcctttctatgcAGGTCACAGAACTATACAACGATGGTAAAGTTAGTAAACAAATGCTTTCTTTGGCTCGAGGTCCTGAAAGGCGAGTAACTTATTATCCTGGTTATTATATTAGTGGTTTTAGATTTCATACATTGCAGCGTGATgagaataaaaaaacacagaaTAGTGGAATTATGGTTAAGGGGGAGAATCAGGTTGACGATGTGCCTTGGTATGGAACCTTAGTAGATATTGTGGAGCTTCGTTACACAGAAGGAAATAGAGTTGTATTGTTCAATTGTGATTGGTATGACACAGCACGAAAAGGAACAGGTTACAAGATAGATCGTTATGGAATAATCACTGTTAATACAACGCGCAAGCTAAATACTCAAGAGCCATTCGTACTAGCAAGTCAAGCAACCCAAGTTTTTTATGTGAAGGgggttaaaaataaaatttggagTTTTGTAGTGGAAACAAATCCAAGAAATGCTTATGAGATGACTAATGATGAGATTGAGCCATACCAAGAAGCAGAGACTCAAAGTCAAAGCATGCATGCCATCCAAAATGATGTTGAAGACAATGAAATTGATTGAAGAAGGGATGTGATTCAACTTACAACTATGGGATGAGTTGTCAAGTAATTGTGATTGTCTATTTTTTCGTaatcatctattttttttggattgactatttttagttatttattttggagTGTGATTGGTTATTatcaatcaattttttttttacttattcTAATGGGAAATTGACATTCCAACGTTTTACCTAGAAGACATATTTCTCTTCTTAAATAGTCAAACAATTCAGACGAAAGGAGAACCCTCGAAAATATTCAAGCAATTCCGAAGGAATAAGAAGCCCCTCGGAAATAGTCAAACAGTTTCAACGAAATAATCATCCTATTTCCGTCAAATGTACTTTTGGTCGTTAATAAAGTTGGCGCCAAGTCTTCCCGCCAAATAAACTACATTTCTGACGACAATCGAGACTTCTTCCAGGGTATTGCCTTTGTTGGAAATAAATTTCAGACCCTTGACATATTTCCAATGGACAGCATTTTTTGGTTGGAAAATACACTTTTACAGATGGAATTTCTGGGACCTCGGAAAATGTTGGTCAGTaatgacccttttttttttttttttttttttttttttgtagtggaTCCCtgaaataagcttatttgagggacacccttgtagggcccactctgTATTGTATTCCACTAATCCAAACCTTATATTTTGTAggtattcattcaaagatcatctctacaaaaaaacacatgaatccaatatcatttgaccactcaattgagttattgaaattttagtactttcttgaagcacaaTGTTCATTGAGTTTGATATCGAAACGGTTTCTGATTTGTCTTTttttcaaggatgatctatgaatgaagacttgaaaaaaaaacagtttggGTTGTTGATAACAAATTTGTACAgtaccctaaagggtgtccaTCAAAtaagggatccctcaatagaagaggacaacatatacatattttatatattaatatacatatatatatttttggaaaaataaaaaaatctagtCTTAGTCCAAGTTTTCATCAAACGCATTAGTGTTATCCAACTTAAACCAAGTCAAGCCAAACCAAGACAGTTTCTAAGTCAATGTCAAGACAGTCATGTGTAACAAACGAGGCCTAATAGTCTTCAATTTGATTCATGTCCACTTTGCAAGAGGGAGAGAAGTCACAGAAATACTTCTTCCGGTTCTCTATAACAATTTAGagtaattcaatttaaaatcaattgaaaatgAGTAGATAGGCCCATTTCCAAACGTGCGACAATATTCTcaacaaaatttgttttcccAAACGTGCGACATAATTTGTTTTCCCAACGCATGAGCTTTCGTATTTATGCCACACACACAAAGCATGATTTGTTTTCCCAAATTAGAGGGAAGATTGTTAAGTAGTCGTTTCGTTTGCTTGGTTGGGTTGGGCATAGGCTAGCTAGGGATTTAATTAACTCAAAGTATCTTTCCTTAATATTTAACTCACGGTAAGAGGTTGATGTCATCTTCATCTCCCACCAATGTTGATCACCAGCTGCCTCACATCTCCCAAGTTCTTCACGGGCTCATCCAGCCCTGCACCTTCAAAGTGAGACAATTTtaatttgctttattttttattatcttatCCATGTTTGTCTGTTTtagtaatatatattaatatatgtatGCAGAGATCTGAAGGTTGATGAGAAGATTAATAGGGATTACAGTTACAAGAAGGCTTTTATGCCTCGGCAAGAGTTGCTTTATCAAGAAATCACTCATTCCATGCCACCTGAAAAAATTAGCATCTTTAAATCCCTAGACGACTGGGCTGAGGACAACATCTTGACTCACTTGAAACCTGTTGAAAAGTGCTGGCAACCTCAAGATTTTCTGCCTGATCCAGCGGCTTCCCGAGATGACGGTTTTCATGAGCAAATCAAGGAACTGAGGGAGAGGGCAAAGGAGGTTCCAGAtgatttctttgttgttttggtgGGAAATATGATCACTGAGGACGCCCTTCCCACTTACCAAACAATGCTCAACACTTTGGATGGAGTTGCAGATGAAACAGGTTCAAGCCCTACTTCTTGGGCAGTCTGGACCAGGGCCTGGACTGCTGAAGAGAAAAGGCATGGTGACCTTCTTAATAAGTATCTCTATCTCACCGGACGAGTCGACATGTCCCAAATTGAGAAGACCATTCAGTATTTGATTACTTTTGGAATGGTATGTTACACcttaagcatatatatatatatatatttatatgcatctaataatcaaattaatcaattaatgTAATCTCCTTCTCCTTAATAGAAAATTGAGACCGTTTGATAACTATTTCTGTTTCGAtcagttttgagtttttattttaaatatagaAAATTGAGACCATTTGATAACTATTTCTGTTTCGATCAGTTtcgagtttttattttaaataaaactgaatatcgGAAACATGTTTAGTATTAACACATATAGTCTTCAAGTGTACAAAgtaaaaaaactgaaaactgtTTGAAAGCTCAATTTAGATTAACGTCTAATGGGAAATTATTAAACGTTGATTTTAGGGTAAAAACATGTTATTTAGGCCCTGAATTTTCTTGTGTATACTTAACCTGCATGTATAAATGTACATATATGTGTACGTATTCATAGGATCCCGGGGGAGAGAACAATCCCTACTTGGGGTTCATATTCACTTCATTCCAGGAAAGGGCTACCGCTATCTCTCATGGGAACACTGCCAAACTTGCCAAGAAGCACGGGGACTTGAAGTTGGCACAAATATGCGGCATAATAGCCTCAGATGAGAAGCGCCATGAGGCTGCCTACACCAAGATTGTGACCAAGCTCTTTGAGTTGGATCCCGATTATACTGTCATTTCTTTAGCTCACATGATGAGGAAGAAAATCAACATGCCAGCTCACTTGATGTATGATGGCCGTGATGACCACCTTTTTCAACACTTTTCCAGTGCTGCGCAGCAGTTAGGTGTCTATACCGCCAATGACTATGCCGATATATTGGAGTCGTTGCTTGCCACGTGGAAGGTAGAAACCCTTGTCGGACTTTCACCTGAAGGCCGAAAGGCTCAAGAGTTTGTTTGTGGGTTGCCACCGAGAATAAGAAAGCTAGAGGAAAGAGCTCAAGCAAGGACCAAGCAACCACCCATGTCCGTACCTTTCAGTTGGATTTTTGGTAGACAAGTGAGGCTTTTGTGAGGGAGGATGTGAGATTTCTTAATCTTATGTACAATACTGTTTTCAGGGAATGTATTATTTATTAGCTAGCATACTCCATGTGTTTTTAAGCTGTTGAGAATGATAGTCTCGTACTCATATTAGTCAGTATAAAGACTAGCACAGAAAGAAAAACTAGTGCGATTGCATGTCTCACCTATTCCTTCCTTGTATGTTTGATTATTCAAATTGCTTCCTTCTTTTTGGACAAAAACTAGTGCTTGAAGGAGTTTTGGTCCTCCTTTCTTGAGTTATATATGTAGACATGCCACTACCAAGCTATCAAATGATCTGGATGGAAAGATTTTAAGCAACGTGATCGCGCTTCTGACTTCTAATCAACTGATTGTTCAGCCAAACAAGAAATCCCATCTTTGTCATATGTTCTTTCTCTTACATGGAGTCAATAATGGTTAGGCtttgtattttgatttttaaggTTTTTAAGAGTTTATGATAAATATAAATGTGATTAAATTAAATGACGATAAATGAAGTGTTATAAAAGgataaaagaaataatgaatttaaaaGTGAAGCACAAAATAAGAACGACGAAGAAGAATAAatcaaggtctaaaatatcgatggcTTCGGAAACATTGGTAGTCCAAAAACACGGAAATTTCTAtagaaatatcgggatattatcaatatcgataaaaattgaataaaaaccatggaaattgtaagaaaaacttgaaattttttcttgaaactttgaaggatttttatttagtcaattatctattactttatcacaaaatttttgaaggaaatgcattgcatgataggtttaactgatttaaattaattatataacaAGTTGACAAACACTGCGAGTGCAGAAAAtctgtagtaattaatgaaagaagattaaacacaccataatcatttatttataatgatttactacaatattttataatttatacgttgcatggtaagatacatgagtgacttagtaccgcatagagttcctataagGTTcaaacactactacaaaaatcaCAATAGACAACGGGAATCCACCGTTGTGTAGACGATTTTTACATCATCGTGAAATCGACCGCCATCTTTTGATGCGTATGTTCACTCGTTTTATGTTTGCTCCTttgatggtagggtaaagttccccattgcctcaaaaaccattgactggtcaacaagtcaactttcttttgtgtgcgagcgtgccactgctagcaatgaaaatcctagcagacttctttaaaatagataacttgcaccctaagttactgatttctaaagaagtgattgtgaatttgggtgaggaatatctcccaagtaagttcttttcttgcctcagactgatgaggacttcacaatttttcacaataCAAACTAGTAGTTCTGGCCAaaataaatgataagaaagtgaACTGTTTTTCGGCtaaactgccttttacaaagctcaaaaagggaaaaccaactctaaaaaagacaaaaaaaaggctggacttccatttctgccTGGATAGATGCTTCTGATCCGGGCTGGATTGGGTATGTCTGTGCTGGACTGGACtatcaacaacttcaactatCAAGTTTCAGCTGTAAATTGATACCAAGGTTTGAGTTTGGCAGAgatttaatctatttcaagccctggaaggctttttgaacgGGCAGAATTGGGACCTCTTTAGTCTGGAAGGGGCAGAAGTGACTGGACTTGATGATTACTGAGCTAGAACTACACTGTggtacctgttctgcttgatcagggctcttcataaatttgttgaggttttcatatttgtaaaacccgaactctgcttgatttggcttatgtagaaccaaatttgtaacgagagaaatctcgttttgaatgacttatttgTCTAAGTCTGAACTGAAGTTGGAGATTTTGATTTGTAGCTGGCCTttttcttgtggctcaatgagcttttggttgcttcagtgttTTGAAGGTTTTTCCAGATCAAGTgctaattttgagtttttgtttttgattgatttttggcAGTCCTTTGATCTGTTCACCTTCTCTCATTTTTATAGGAAATGCTGGAGCGTGGgtttctaatcttttaataaCGAGCggcaaaattttccaaaagaaagatcttttatttttaaatgcaaagaaaaaggtgGAAGTTATCTGTTCTAACAGAGAAGAACCATCAGTAAACCATCAATAATCAGTTTTCATGGAggtcttttccttgcttttctAAAACAATGACCAACTCTTCTTTGTTCTatgcttttcttgaaaaagagaaggaacaCAATCTGTCGTGATGgtcagtttgcttttcttttttgaacaactcccttgCTTCCCACTTATCTCTTGAGATTGTAGTTTTGCTTATCTCTTACCTGCTCTGATGCAGAATTATATACAAAAGGATTATGATCTTTTGGCCTCAGAGTTTCAAAGAAGTCTTTTTGCTAATGACCTGCTTTCATTAATTCTCAATCAACTCTCTtgtgatagttgaaattgttgacttttcaaagtcaggtagtcACTTGGGTTCTGAGAATAGGCTTTCCAAACAGATCTGCTGACTTTGTACTCTGGGTTTTGAGATCAATGGTGAGCATTTTAAAAGCTGAGCCTAATCCAATTCTTCTTTAGATTTTTATTGATCTGCTTTAGTGGTCAATTGCCATTTAATTTGGCATTTTTTACAACTCTGCCATTTCGTAAAATACGTGGGCTTCTGATGTGGATTTGGACTCTCTTTTCTTTGGAATCAAAGCCCAGTCCTTtgttcttttctatttttgtggGCCTTTCTTTTGCCAAGATGGGTTTGCGCGTTGATTTATATTGGTCCCAAACAATGCCCCCTTAAGtttgaattgtttttaaaCGGTTTCAGACTTAATGATTGCCCAATCAAATGATGCGCGCCATTTCATGCTGTTGCACTAGCGCACGTCTGCCTATTCAACTAGACTTCGTGGGGAAGTGGGTATTTTTAATGACTATTTTAATCTGGGTAATTTCTTCACTTCCCACGATCTTTCTTCGAActttttatgatattttttcataacctTGTTCCTGTTCATCCAAAACCTGACCCTGTTTCAGCTTTCATTTCCCTTCGGCAACCTCTGATCTTTCGCTCGTTCTTTCAATTTTCCTTGTCTTTGTCCGAAACAAAAAATGTCTTCCCCAAAAACTTGTGCCAAaagctcttcttcttcgcgATCTCCTGTTTATCTTACTGGAGATGAGGTTGATCGACATGCAATCGAGGTTCGTAGCAAACTTCACCCATATGCGCAGAAGAATTTGGATGAAAACGTCCTTCATCTATTTGAAAACACCCTTGTTCTGGGTCCTCACTGGTTTGGCTCTGTGCCGGAAGAAATGGCCGATTTGTTCAAGGAAGATGCTGAGGCTCCTCTGTGTTTTCCAAGTTCTATGCCTCTTGCTTCTCATACTTAGGTCAGTAAGAACTTGAGTCGTTTGGATCCTTCGAGTGAAGTGAGGAACAATGCAGTGAGGTGGTCTGATTGGATTGACAGGCTTCTCCCGAGGCATGGAGTTTATGGAAGAAGGCTGGAATTTATGACGCAATTCTTCTGTCTAAGCATTCTGTCAATAGAGATGGGAATTTGCTAGCTGCTGCTCTGTGCTTCTGGAATT
The Prunus dulcis unplaced genomic scaffold, ALMONDv2, whole genome shotgun sequence DNA segment above includes these coding regions:
- the LOC117613094 gene encoding uncharacterized protein LOC117613094 codes for the protein MIHLTCHLAWEAKVAGPVQFRWMYPVERYLHKLKTYVRNKAHPEGSIAEGVLGDECLIFCSRYLHRVETKFNKRDRNDDGGQPSYDTSPLSIFSTPGRAFGKGVLREMSIELHKAATHYVLQNCDEALPFVQEHKNILIQSSVDNVEESHRLQFSNWISKRVTELYNDGKVSKQMLSLARGPERRVTYYPGYYISGFRFHTLQRDENKKTQNSGIMVKGENQVDDVPWYGTLVDIVELRYTEGNRVVLFNCDWYDTARKGTGYKIDRYGIITVNTTRKLNTQEPFVLASQATQVFYVKGVKNKIWSFVVETNPRNAYEMTNDEIEPYQEAETQSQSMHAIQNDVEDNEID
- the LOC117613093 gene encoding stearoyl-[acyl-carrier-protein] 9-desaturase, chloroplastic-like; translation: MLITSCLTSPKFFTGSSSPAPSKDLKVDEKINRDYSYKKAFMPRQELLYQEITHSMPPEKISIFKSLDDWAEDNILTHLKPVEKCWQPQDFLPDPAASRDDGFHEQIKELRERAKEVPDDFFVVLVGNMITEDALPTYQTMLNTLDGVADETGSSPTSWAVWTRAWTAEEKRHGDLLNKYLYLTGRVDMSQIEKTIQYLITFGMDPGGENNPYLGFIFTSFQERATAISHGNTAKLAKKHGDLKLAQICGIIASDEKRHEAAYTKIVTKLFELDPDYTVISLAHMMRKKINMPAHLMYDGRDDHLFQHFSSAAQQLGVYTANDYADILESLLATWKVETLVGLSPEGRKAQEFVCGLPPRIRKLEERAQARTKQPPMSVPFSWIFGRQVRLL